Proteins from one Ornithobacterium rhinotracheale genomic window:
- the guaB gene encoding IMP dehydrogenase yields the protein MPLTDKIIQEGYTFDDLLLVPAYSNTLPSQVDLTTQLTQKIQLNIPIVSAAMDTVSEAKLAIALAREGGLAFIHKNMTIEQQAKEIDLVKRSENGMIANPITLNPDQILEDAEHLMRTYRISGLPVIKEDRTLIGILTNRDIRYQTDMSQKVTDVMTKAPLVTSDINTSLDDAKEILLKNRIEKLPIVDKDNKLIGLITIKDIDNLTEFPNACKDETGRLRVGAGVGVGADTLERVQALVDAGVDIIALDSAHGHSQGVISKIQEVRHAFPDLDIVGGNIVTAEAAKALIEAGANALKVGVGPGSICTTRVVAGVGVPQLSAVYDVYEYAKSKGIKVIADGGIKLSGDIVKAIACGASCVMLGSLFAGTEEAPGEEIIYQGRKFKTYQGMGSLAAMKRGSKDRYFQSEAKDAKKLVPEGIEGRVPYKGALKEVIYQLCGGLRAGMGYCGTQTIKDLNENAKLVKITNAGLQESHPHDIVITKEAPNYSN from the coding sequence ATGCCCTTAACCGACAAAATTATTCAGGAAGGATACACTTTTGATGATCTATTATTAGTTCCTGCGTATTCCAATACATTGCCTTCTCAGGTAGATTTAACCACACAACTTACTCAGAAAATTCAGCTCAACATTCCTATTGTGAGTGCTGCAATGGATACCGTTTCCGAGGCAAAATTAGCCATTGCACTTGCGCGTGAAGGTGGACTTGCATTCATCCATAAGAATATGACTATAGAGCAGCAAGCCAAGGAGATAGATTTGGTAAAGCGTTCAGAAAACGGAATGATTGCCAATCCTATTACGCTGAATCCAGATCAGATTTTGGAAGATGCCGAGCATTTGATGCGCACTTATAGAATCAGCGGTTTGCCCGTAATCAAAGAAGACAGAACGCTCATCGGAATCCTTACCAATCGCGATATCCGTTACCAAACAGATATGTCGCAAAAAGTAACCGATGTGATGACTAAAGCTCCTTTGGTAACATCGGACATCAATACAAGTTTGGACGATGCCAAAGAAATTTTGCTTAAAAACCGTATCGAAAAATTACCAATCGTAGACAAAGACAACAAATTAATTGGGCTTATCACGATTAAAGATATTGATAACTTAACCGAGTTCCCGAATGCTTGCAAAGATGAGACAGGAAGATTGCGTGTAGGTGCAGGCGTAGGAGTAGGGGCAGATACTCTAGAGCGCGTTCAGGCTTTGGTAGACGCAGGAGTAGATATTATTGCATTGGATTCAGCGCACGGGCATTCGCAGGGCGTAATCTCAAAAATTCAAGAAGTAAGACACGCGTTCCCAGATTTAGACATCGTGGGCGGAAACATCGTAACAGCCGAAGCTGCAAAAGCCTTGATCGAAGCAGGGGCTAATGCCTTGAAAGTAGGAGTAGGCCCAGGCTCTATTTGCACCACTCGCGTAGTGGCAGGTGTGGGAGTACCACAGCTTTCTGCCGTGTATGATGTCTATGAGTATGCTAAATCAAAAGGCATCAAAGTCATTGCTGATGGCGGAATTAAACTTTCTGGAGACATTGTAAAAGCCATTGCCTGCGGAGCAAGTTGCGTGATGCTTGGAAGTTTATTTGCAGGAACCGAAGAAGCACCAGGCGAAGAAATCATTTACCAAGGTAGAAAATTTAAAACTTACCAAGGAATGGGCTCGCTTGCTGCAATGAAGCGAGGAAGCAAAGACCGCTATTTCCAGAGCGAGGCAAAAGATGCCAAAAAATTAGTGCCAGAAGGAATTGAAGGGCGAGTGCCTTACAAAGGAGCTTTGAAAGAAGTAATCTATCAACTTTGTGGCGGATTGCGTGCTGGAATGGGCTATTGCGGAACTCAAACCATCAAGGATTTGAACGAAAACGCAAAATTAGTAAAAATCACCAATGCGGGGCTGCAAGAAAGCCACCCACATGATATTGTGATTACCAAAGAAGCACCAAACTATTCAAACTAG
- a CDS encoding Lrp/AsnC family transcriptional regulator, which translates to MNIDNIDKRILKELLINSKQSIKDLAQKVELSVTPVHERIKKMESTGIIKGYSANLDIKKIGFNLVVYMNITLIRHQEELDSEIANYINGLDEVVEAYFVSGDFDLMVKAVLRDMSHYQEFVLHKMSKIDIISNVRSYFVIKDIKDHNERIYPDNL; encoded by the coding sequence ATGAATATCGACAATATAGACAAGCGGATTTTAAAGGAATTATTGATTAATAGTAAACAATCAATCAAGGACCTTGCGCAAAAAGTTGAACTTTCAGTAACACCCGTACATGAACGAATCAAAAAGATGGAATCTACGGGAATCATCAAGGGATATTCTGCCAACTTAGATATCAAAAAAATTGGATTTAATCTCGTAGTCTACATGAACATCACACTCATCAGGCATCAAGAAGAGCTAGACAGCGAAATCGCTAATTACATCAATGGGCTTGATGAGGTGGTGGAAGCCTATTTCGTTTCAGGAGATTTTGATCTAATGGTAAAAGCCGTTTTGCGAGACATGTCTCATTATCAAGAGTTTGTGTTGCATAAAATGTCTAAAATCGATATTATTTCCAATGTGCGTAGCTATTTTGTAATTAAAGATATTAAAGACCACAACGAGCGTATATATCCAGATAATTTGTAA
- a CDS encoding EamA family transporter, which yields MKNYKASLLVGLGACSYGVLATTVKHANEMGIHTSILTVAQFLIGFLFLLVLGEITTRQNKNIQKVDSKDKLQLFLWGISLGTTTIFYYLSLRYIPVSIAIIMLMQSIWMSVLIGGITQKKIPPKNTIIGALIVLGGTLLATNIFDIKQSIDYRGVLLGLGAALSYSTNIFASSRVAVKANNILRSKYMVFGGLTFIVLFWNVETFHHISGQAIFWGAVIALFGAILPPILFNIGVPKIGVGLGNIIASLEIPVSIISAVIVLGEPVKPIQWLGVLTILLAVVIINTPKIKFRK from the coding sequence ATGAAAAATTACAAAGCGAGCCTTTTGGTAGGGCTCGGTGCGTGCAGTTATGGCGTGCTCGCTACCACAGTAAAACATGCCAATGAGATGGGGATACATACCAGTATCCTTACCGTAGCACAGTTTTTAATCGGTTTTTTGTTTTTATTAGTTTTGGGCGAAATCACAACCCGACAAAACAAAAACATTCAAAAAGTAGATTCTAAAGATAAACTACAACTTTTTTTATGGGGTATCAGTTTAGGTACCACCACAATTTTCTATTACCTATCTTTGCGATACATCCCTGTATCGATTGCCATTATAATGTTGATGCAATCTATCTGGATGAGTGTGCTCATTGGAGGTATTACGCAGAAGAAAATTCCGCCCAAAAATACCATCATCGGTGCATTGATTGTACTTGGCGGAACGCTTTTGGCTACCAATATTTTTGATATAAAACAAAGTATAGATTACCGTGGAGTATTGCTAGGATTGGGTGCAGCACTTTCGTATTCTACCAATATTTTTGCCTCGAGCCGTGTTGCGGTAAAAGCCAATAATATTTTGAGAAGTAAATATATGGTGTTCGGTGGATTAACTTTTATTGTGCTTTTCTGGAATGTAGAAACCTTTCACCACATCAGTGGGCAAGCCATATTTTGGGGAGCTGTAATTGCACTTTTTGGCGCCATTTTGCCCCCCATTTTATTCAATATTGGCGTGCCAAAGATTGGAGTGGGGCTAGGTAATATCATTGCAAGTTTAGAAATTCCAGTATCAATCATTTCTGCTGTTATCGTTTTGGGCGAGCCCGTAAAACCTATTCAGTGGTTGGGTGTGCTTACGATTTTGTTAGCCGTAGTCATCATCAATACGCCTAAAATTAAATTCAGAAAATAG
- a CDS encoding 2,3-bisphosphoglycerate-dependent phosphoglycerate mutase, which translates to MKELILVRHGQSKWNLENRFTGWKNVELTPLGIEEAQKAGESLKGVHIDEAFTSELVRAQHTLQIILETMGEPNIPITKNIALNERSYGDLEGLNKADTAKKFGEEQVHIWRRSFDVAPPHGESLKDTYDRVVPYYEKVIKPKLATENILIVAHGNSLRVLIMYLENLTKEEILNREIATGHPVIYQIDENLQPTLIQK; encoded by the coding sequence ATGAAAGAATTAATCTTAGTCCGCCACGGACAATCCAAATGGAATTTAGAAAACCGATTCACGGGTTGGAAAAATGTGGAGCTCACTCCGCTCGGCATTGAGGAAGCCCAAAAAGCAGGCGAATCGCTCAAGGGCGTGCATATCGACGAAGCCTTTACTTCCGAGCTGGTTCGGGCACAGCATACTTTGCAAATCATTCTCGAAACGATGGGGGAGCCAAATATTCCAATTACTAAAAACATTGCGCTCAATGAGCGTTCTTATGGCGATTTGGAGGGATTGAATAAAGCTGATACTGCCAAGAAGTTTGGTGAAGAGCAAGTGCATATTTGGCGACGCTCGTTTGATGTAGCACCGCCTCATGGCGAAAGCTTAAAGGATACTTACGACCGCGTGGTTCCGTATTACGAAAAAGTGATAAAACCTAAATTGGCAACCGAAAATATTTTAATCGTGGCGCATGGCAACAGCCTAAGGGTGCTGATTATGTATCTAGAAAATCTGACCAAAGAAGAAATCCTCAATCGTGAAATCGCTACGGGACATCCTGTGATTTATCAAATCGATGAGAATTTGCAGCCGACTTTAATTCAGAAATAG
- the truB gene encoding tRNA pseudouridine(55) synthase TruB — MPYSLEELQAGKVFLIDKPLDWTSFDVVKKIRYNIRKNYNLKKFKVGHAGTLDPKATGLLIVCVGKFTKKIDIYQAQEKTYTGTIKLGATTESYDTEKPENAFFETEHLSDEMIHNATQQFIGEIEQLPPMHSAVKLNGTRLYEMARKGESAEIKPRKITIKDFKITKIEMPFVDFEITCSKGTYIRSIAHDFGKVLNSGGYLTALRRTRIGEFSVENADNSPMEFDFFQA, encoded by the coding sequence ATGCCATACTCGTTGGAAGAATTGCAAGCAGGCAAAGTTTTTTTGATTGATAAGCCGCTGGATTGGACTTCGTTTGATGTGGTCAAAAAAATCCGTTACAACATCCGAAAAAACTATAATCTCAAGAAATTTAAAGTAGGACATGCGGGAACTCTAGACCCAAAAGCTACGGGCTTGCTCATCGTGTGCGTGGGAAAATTCACCAAGAAAATCGACATCTACCAAGCTCAAGAAAAAACTTACACTGGCACCATTAAACTCGGAGCCACAACTGAATCTTATGATACAGAAAAGCCCGAAAATGCATTTTTTGAGACTGAGCATCTAAGCGATGAAATGATTCACAATGCAACGCAACAATTCATCGGAGAAATTGAGCAGCTTCCGCCCATGCATTCTGCCGTAAAACTCAACGGAACTCGCTTGTATGAAATGGCTCGAAAAGGCGAATCTGCCGAAATAAAACCACGCAAAATCACAATTAAAGATTTTAAAATCACTAAAATCGAAATGCCTTTCGTAGATTTTGAAATCACTTGTAGCAAAGGAACTTACATTCGCTCGATTGCACATGATTTTGGCAAAGTATTGAATTCTGGCGGCTATTTAACGGCACTTCGCCGCACCAGAATTGGTGAATTTTCAGTAGAAAATGCCGACAATTCTCCTATGGAATTTGATTTCTTTCAAGCATAA
- a CDS encoding undecaprenyl-diphosphate phosphatase, whose product MDLLQSIVIAIVEGLTEYLPISSTAHMGFTASLMGMEETEYLKMYQVSIQFGAILAVVVAYYKKFFDFSNLTFYFKLAAAVVPALILGKLFDDKIEAVLGNQIAISTVLVIGGVILIFADKWFKNPQIHSEREISYKTAVIIGFWQCLAMMPGTSRSAASIIGGMTQKLSRKAAAEFSFFLAVPTMLAVTVYSLFLKEWGLGAVQQKGYEMLLASNDNMIMFLIGNIIAFIVALVAIKTFIAVLNKYGFKPWGWYRIIVGIVLLVYFYYFQK is encoded by the coding sequence ATGGATTTATTACAATCAATCGTAATTGCCATCGTAGAAGGACTTACTGAATATTTGCCCATTTCGTCTACTGCCCACATGGGGTTCACTGCGAGCTTAATGGGTATGGAAGAAACCGAATATTTGAAAATGTACCAAGTTTCCATTCAGTTTGGAGCAATTTTGGCGGTAGTTGTGGCGTATTACAAAAAATTCTTTGATTTTAGTAATCTTACATTTTATTTCAAATTGGCGGCAGCCGTAGTTCCTGCCTTGATTTTAGGAAAACTATTTGATGATAAAATCGAAGCCGTTTTGGGCAATCAAATTGCGATTTCTACAGTTTTGGTCATTGGTGGCGTGATTTTAATCTTTGCCGACAAATGGTTTAAAAATCCACAAATTCATAGCGAAAGAGAAATTAGTTACAAAACAGCCGTGATTATCGGTTTTTGGCAATGTTTAGCGATGATGCCTGGAACAAGCCGAAGTGCCGCCTCTATCATCGGGGGAATGACGCAGAAACTTAGCCGAAAAGCGGCAGCGGAATTTTCATTTTTCTTGGCAGTTCCCACCATGCTTGCCGTTACAGTATATTCTCTATTTTTAAAAGAATGGGGCTTGGGTGCCGTTCAGCAAAAAGGTTACGAAATGCTCCTTGCTTCAAACGACAATATGATAATGTTTTTAATCGGAAATATCATTGCCTTTATCGTGGCTTTGGTAGCGATTAAAACATTCATCGCCGTACTTAATAAATATGGTTTCAAGCCTTGGGGCTGGTATCGTATCATCGTAGGGATTGTGCTTTTGGTTTATTTCTATTATTTCCAAAAATAA
- a CDS encoding DUF3098 domain-containing protein: MLFNKKNYLIMFAGLALIALGFWLMGGADANTRPDGTFDPTYWNEDIFSWRRIRLAPTLIVIGFIVEVLAIMYQPKTK, from the coding sequence ATGCTTTTTAATAAAAAAAATTACCTAATCATGTTTGCAGGGTTAGCACTCATAGCCCTTGGATTTTGGCTTATGGGTGGTGCAGATGCCAACACTCGACCAGATGGTACTTTCGACCCAACTTACTGGAACGAGGATATTTTCTCTTGGAGAAGAATCCGCTTAGCTCCTACTCTTATCGTAATCGGTTTTATCGTAGAAGTTCTAGCAATCATGTATCAACCCAAAACTAAATAA
- a CDS encoding cell division protein FtsX codes for MSKSIDRMNRRRLRSSNFTVVVSISLVLFLLGLFALIVVNSNDYAEHLKNQFEIEAYFKEAKDSKEKKKEPEVQQAFVDSLKTKAYVKNVKYIDKATATGIAKQQLGLKNDDLALFEDGIFPPSVVITVRPSYVDSVRIDSITKVLSNYPIIDKVNNTSGLAGIYKRIDNIIFWLIALAALFLIISIILINNSLRLKIFSKRFTIKTMQLVGAKRRFIVKPFLIQSFWLGLLGSILSLVALGGLWYYAAPKLNLALWHDDFIYIIAGVILVGVLIAILSTFFASWRYLKLRTDQLYYL; via the coding sequence ATGTCAAAATCAATTGATAGAATGAACCGCAGAAGACTTCGTTCTTCTAATTTTACGGTAGTGGTGAGTATTTCTCTCGTGCTTTTTTTATTGGGCTTATTTGCGCTAATTGTGGTAAACTCAAACGATTATGCCGAGCATTTGAAAAATCAGTTTGAAATTGAGGCTTATTTTAAAGAAGCTAAAGACAGTAAAGAAAAAAAGAAAGAACCCGAAGTGCAACAGGCTTTTGTGGATTCACTCAAGACCAAAGCTTATGTGAAAAATGTAAAATACATCGATAAAGCTACTGCAACTGGAATTGCGAAACAACAATTGGGGCTTAAAAATGATGATTTAGCCTTATTTGAAGACGGAATTTTCCCGCCATCTGTGGTGATTACCGTGCGCCCAAGCTATGTGGATTCTGTGCGAATTGATAGCATCACTAAGGTTTTAAGCAACTACCCAATCATCGACAAAGTAAACAATACTTCTGGCTTGGCAGGAATTTACAAAAGAATCGATAATATTATTTTCTGGCTCATCGCTTTAGCCGCTTTATTTTTAATCATTTCTATCATTTTGATTAACAACTCATTGAGATTAAAAATATTCTCTAAACGGTTCACCATCAAGACAATGCAACTCGTAGGTGCGAAAAGAAGATTTATCGTGAAACCTTTCTTAATTCAGAGTTTTTGGCTTGGGCTTTTGGGTTCTATTCTTTCGCTCGTTGCCTTGGGTGGCTTGTGGTATTATGCCGCCCCAAAACTTAATTTGGCATTATGGCATGATGACTTTATTTACATCATCGCAGGTGTAATTTTAGTCGGTGTGCTTATCGCGATATTAAGTACATTCTTCGCTTCATGGCGTTATTTAAAACTTAGAACAGACCAATTATATTACTTATAA
- a CDS encoding putative transporter produces the protein MDWIVDLFSNHESIAYTVLVYSIVIALGVFLGKIKFFGISFGIAFVLFAGIAISHFGFTINPEILHFVKEFGLILFVYTIGLQVGPGFFASLEKEGLKLNFISVITIVTCVITVIAIFYVTNEDIVVLTGIMSGAVTNTPGLGAAQQTIMDLTNGNPDNKISTLGTAYAVSYPFGVLGIIIVMLMFKSLLRVNVEAESRLNKWKTIAKAGSFSRRAIKVVNPQLFGKKVGDIYEVLGDHLVISRLSRNGKIIRANAQTELEENDVLLIVAAPDDFRKIENFVGKEDFETDLGLDNPGNSPIVSKRISVTKKAAYAKKMGQSDIFNAYPITVTRYIRAGLEFIATPSTKLQFGDTIIVIGEEKDIEKFAKAVGNSKKDMSTPHIAELFFGIILGVLLGSIPFHIPGVPLPVKLGLAGGPLVVAILISRYGGKFSVTHYVSQSANLMVREIGIVLFLASVGLGAGENFVETIVNGDGLYWMLLGVIITLVPLIVTSFICRSVYKLSYPEICGVLAGVSTDPPALAFANQSTGSEAPAVSYATVYPLTTFLRIMVAQFLILFFYT, from the coding sequence ATGGATTGGATTGTTGATTTATTCTCTAATCATGAGAGTATCGCATATACAGTACTTGTATATAGTATTGTAATAGCGTTGGGTGTTTTTTTAGGCAAAATCAAATTTTTTGGAATCTCATTTGGGATTGCCTTTGTGCTTTTTGCGGGAATCGCGATTTCGCATTTTGGATTTACTATAAATCCAGAAATCTTGCACTTTGTTAAAGAATTTGGTTTAATTCTCTTTGTTTACACCATCGGGTTGCAAGTGGGACCGGGGTTCTTTGCATCCCTTGAGAAAGAAGGCTTAAAACTTAATTTTATTTCTGTAATTACGATAGTGACTTGTGTAATCACCGTAATTGCAATTTTTTATGTGACCAATGAAGACATTGTGGTGCTTACTGGGATTATGTCTGGTGCGGTGACCAATACGCCAGGTTTAGGGGCTGCACAACAAACCATTATGGATTTGACCAATGGAAATCCTGACAATAAAATTTCTACATTAGGTACGGCCTATGCAGTGAGTTACCCATTTGGAGTGTTGGGGATCATCATTGTGATGTTGATGTTTAAATCACTTTTAAGAGTAAATGTAGAAGCAGAATCTCGTTTAAATAAATGGAAAACGATTGCTAAAGCTGGCTCGTTCAGCCGTAGAGCGATTAAAGTTGTGAATCCGCAATTATTTGGGAAAAAAGTAGGCGATATTTATGAAGTTTTGGGGGATCATTTAGTGATTTCAAGACTTTCTCGAAATGGTAAAATCATTCGAGCCAATGCACAAACAGAATTAGAAGAAAACGATGTTTTGCTCATTGTAGCAGCGCCAGATGATTTTAGAAAAATTGAAAATTTCGTAGGAAAAGAAGATTTCGAAACCGATTTAGGCCTTGACAATCCAGGAAATTCACCTATCGTGTCAAAACGAATCAGCGTGACTAAAAAAGCAGCATATGCTAAGAAAATGGGACAATCAGATATTTTCAACGCTTATCCAATTACCGTAACACGCTATATTCGTGCAGGTTTGGAGTTTATTGCAACTCCCTCTACCAAATTGCAGTTTGGTGATACCATAATCGTAATTGGGGAAGAAAAAGATATTGAGAAATTTGCCAAAGCAGTGGGTAACTCTAAAAAAGATATGAGTACTCCACACATTGCAGAATTGTTCTTCGGAATCATTTTGGGTGTGTTGTTAGGTAGTATCCCGTTCCATATTCCAGGTGTACCACTACCTGTAAAATTAGGATTGGCTGGTGGCCCTTTGGTTGTAGCGATTTTAATCAGCCGCTATGGTGGTAAATTCTCTGTAACGCATTATGTTTCACAGAGTGCCAACTTGATGGTGCGTGAAATAGGAATCGTGCTATTCCTTGCCAGTGTGGGGCTTGGTGCAGGAGAAAACTTCGTAGAAACCATAGTAAATGGTGACGGATTGTATTGGATGCTGCTCGGTGTAATTATCACTTTGGTGCCACTTATCGTGACATCTTTTATATGCCGATCTGTGTATAAATTAAGTTATCCAGAAATATGTGGGGTTTTGGCTGGAGTTTCAACCGACCCGCCTGCACTCGCTTTTGCTAATCAATCTACAGGTTCAGAAGCACCTGCGGTGAGTTATGCAACGGTGTATCCGCTTACGACATTCTTGCGTATTATGGTTGCACAATTTTTAATTTTATTTTTCTACACTTAA
- a CDS encoding SLC13 family permease has product MDSRRAAQILSKKMQRVIDAQRRIILFLICIIFAFGVTFAMAHYEESLNMIQIYVVFILFLAISLWVTEAVPPFAVGLLIVGLLIFFIGNSATNIKGQADYIDVKTFVQTWSNSVIWLMLGGFFLAEALKITGLDKDLFRLSISRVGNNPKHIILGLMMATGIASMIMSNTATTAMMIASIMPFIDVVGYQNRVSKALLIGIPASAAIGGVGTIIGSPPNAIAVDAINNLARDHGDLHYISFLDWMIYGVPIALILMVVFWFILIKVYKIKNTPIEIDFLHKKGLESQMERFNKRMVIGVLVVTVLLWLTSSIHGIPSAAISGIPIIVLPMLGIITGVGVRKLPWDTLMLVAGGLSLGIAIQQSGLADFFVSKISNYEFYDVVFLIIFAVATVVFSNIMSNTATATILIPVATILPGVNPIEAAVVIGLSASFALFLPVSTPPNAIAFSTGYLKQSDFKLGGFWIGLLGPTLTILWVLLLSYLGFMS; this is encoded by the coding sequence ATGGATTCAAGAAGGGCAGCACAAATTTTATCAAAGAAAATGCAGCGTGTGATAGATGCACAGCGTAGGATAATCCTATTCCTTATCTGTATTATTTTTGCTTTTGGAGTTACATTCGCCATGGCGCATTATGAGGAAAGTTTAAACATGATTCAAATCTATGTAGTATTCATTCTCTTTTTAGCCATTTCACTCTGGGTAACAGAGGCGGTGCCTCCCTTTGCTGTGGGACTCCTCATCGTAGGATTACTAATATTTTTCATAGGAAACTCTGCCACCAATATCAAAGGGCAGGCAGACTATATAGATGTAAAAACCTTTGTGCAAACTTGGTCTAACTCTGTAATTTGGCTAATGCTCGGTGGTTTCTTTTTGGCTGAAGCACTTAAAATCACGGGGCTAGACAAAGATTTGTTCCGTTTGAGTATCTCTAGAGTGGGCAACAATCCCAAGCACATTATTCTAGGACTGATGATGGCAACGGGAATTGCCTCCATGATTATGTCTAATACTGCCACCACTGCTATGATGATAGCCTCCATCATGCCATTTATCGATGTGGTGGGCTACCAAAACCGAGTGAGCAAAGCTTTGTTGATTGGGATTCCAGCGTCTGCTGCCATTGGTGGAGTAGGGACAATCATTGGGTCGCCACCCAATGCCATTGCCGTAGACGCCATTAATAACTTGGCGAGGGATCATGGCGATCTTCATTACATTTCTTTCCTCGATTGGATGATTTATGGCGTGCCCATCGCCCTTATTTTGATGGTAGTTTTCTGGTTTATTTTAATTAAAGTCTACAAGATCAAAAATACGCCTATCGAAATCGACTTTTTGCACAAAAAAGGCTTAGAAAGTCAAATGGAAAGGTTTAATAAGCGCATGGTCATAGGTGTTTTGGTTGTCACCGTATTGCTTTGGCTTACCAGTAGCATTCACGGAATTCCGTCTGCGGCAATTTCTGGGATTCCAATTATCGTTTTGCCTATGCTTGGAATAATCACAGGCGTGGGCGTAAGAAAATTACCTTGGGATACATTGATGCTCGTAGCGGGTGGTTTGTCGCTCGGGATAGCGATTCAACAAAGTGGACTGGCAGATTTCTTTGTATCAAAAATTAGCAATTATGAATTTTACGATGTAGTGTTTTTGATTATTTTCGCGGTAGCTACTGTGGTGTTTTCCAACATTATGAGCAACACAGCAACGGCAACGATTTTAATCCCCGTGGCAACTATTCTACCAGGTGTAAACCCAATAGAAGCCGCTGTTGTTATTGGGCTTTCGGCTTCGTTTGCCTTATTTTTACCCGTTTCTACACCACCAAATGCGATTGCATTTAGTACGGGATATTTAAAACAATCCGATTTTAAATTAGGTGGATTCTGGATAGGATTATTAGGACCTACACTCACAATTCTTTGGGTATTGCTACTTTCTTATTTAGGATTTATGTCCTAA
- a CDS encoding LOG family protein, protein MKRGKLIRTLDYWKKYTNTDKSLKDLVIQNLDFSKENIDWESFELDNTVFINCEFKQEDAFLLMQMGAFIYPKFDNLPFNPNRKTLYTHEELLEGYDPVHDHSTDLQIYKHFSLNKYNPGFHIAMAQRLHDFNIDESIRELLGYNDLGMTDRKAIGFMGGHSTRRGSEFYVKAAQTAKLLAEEGYYIVSGGGPGVMEAANLGAYMANKTNDELNDAIEILSDLDFGKMNPEDCKDFLAKNYVTQAQKVLAKYPSTTENLAIPTWFYGHEPTNVFATHIAKYFSNSIREDVLLAISLYGVIFAPGSAGTTQEIFQEAAQNHYGTFGYYSPMIFLGKKRYVEDSSLYSVLHQLAIGQEYKKLLYLTDEPELIVDFIKKNPPIPVA, encoded by the coding sequence ATGAAAAGAGGAAAACTTATTAGGACTTTAGATTATTGGAAAAAATACACAAATACCGATAAAAGTTTGAAGGATCTAGTCATCCAGAATTTAGATTTTAGTAAAGAAAATATTGATTGGGAATCTTTTGAATTGGATAATACCGTTTTTATCAATTGCGAATTTAAGCAAGAAGATGCTTTTTTGTTGATGCAAATGGGCGCTTTTATTTATCCAAAATTCGATAATTTACCATTTAACCCCAACCGAAAAACGCTTTACACGCACGAAGAATTGCTTGAAGGATATGATCCTGTACACGACCATTCCACTGATTTACAGATTTATAAACATTTTAGTTTAAACAAATACAATCCTGGCTTTCACATTGCAATGGCTCAGCGATTACATGATTTTAATATCGATGAATCGATTCGTGAGCTTTTAGGTTACAATGATTTGGGAATGACGGATCGCAAAGCTATTGGCTTCATGGGTGGCCACTCTACGCGAAGAGGTTCAGAATTCTATGTCAAAGCAGCTCAAACTGCGAAATTACTTGCAGAGGAGGGTTACTATATCGTTTCGGGCGGTGGACCTGGTGTGATGGAAGCTGCCAATTTAGGCGCTTACATGGCTAATAAAACTAATGATGAATTAAATGATGCTATTGAAATTTTAAGTGATTTGGATTTTGGCAAAATGAATCCAGAAGATTGTAAAGATTTCTTGGCTAAAAATTATGTAACCCAAGCTCAAAAAGTTTTGGCTAAATACCCAAGTACTACGGAGAATCTAGCAATTCCAACTTGGTTTTATGGACACGAGCCTACCAATGTTTTTGCTACACATATTGCAAAATATTTCTCCAACTCTATTAGGGAAGATGTCTTGCTCGCCATCAGCTTGTATGGTGTGATTTTCGCGCCAGGAAGTGCGGGGACTACACAAGAAATTTTCCAAGAAGCAGCACAGAACCATTACGGAACCTTTGGCTACTATAGCCCGATGATTTTCTTGGGCAAAAAAAGATATGTGGAAGATTCTTCTTTATATTCGGTGTTGCACCAATTGGCCATAGGACAAGAGTACAAGAAATTGCTCTACCTTACCGATGAACCCGAACTCATTGTTGATTTCATCAAGAAAAATCCACCAATTCCCGTGGCATAA